One window of Bactrocera tryoni isolate S06 chromosome 2, CSIRO_BtryS06_freeze2, whole genome shotgun sequence genomic DNA carries:
- the LOC120768622 gene encoding protein-associating with the carboxyl-terminal domain of ezrin — MGNDTSRLKGLVIDKSSVEANDFWTLYNAESPTTSNEDGRQLLSIFQGEAVVNGQLWVIQVPLERAIKNLKIYRHPYILKYVTTWEQGGQKHLATERVRPLTMVLSTQSNLQVCLGLRTILCSLIFLVEKALGRHLNICISSIYVTDDGSWRLAGFEYVWKHKEITKSLLDLVKTYRYSAAVDANEYKDNSSDAIEQFAFATLCEEVLNKCSKKESTETPHAQEFRNYCATHLKHSNVQLRPRLSAVLLHPYFNHEFVLIHSFLFELPLKGIQEKQDFFTGLIDRLRYFNEEVVGAQLAADLLSRMVLLDPTAQLCVTPYVLKTKIDHSAALFSNHTYQRYIMPHIKKMFRLRDAQIRLILLEYFMEFVRLLSKDELLECILPYLLEGMNDTNDVLVAKTLRCMADLVPILGATTVIGGNRTRIFSDGRPQAAVSDATTHWVEPRSITPVLGNNIDYMVSDSPLPDHVDLSSSFTSLPQVELSEHSDMPPRLSPDGGEDNKSVVIADGAIGLLSQQQADDLANANETVEELEILINADTAGLINQSLNQIINDSVDICLNEPTANTDDFEKSTINGFHSRNVVENSDEDEIEEWSDWETDELQKLNTTTDADSSPSANAMPLPSHTISTTLPLNSVEDAALQTKSKITSEITRDNKLEPSSKEARKLKINDDLNAFDIIVQKTASTTNEESAEFDFFKDMQPVIESRSSKTRETGVSTANSTTNTTNLPNKNENEVIVIDSSRFAAAAINTDDTAAAGDGWGMDDDDVEDVWKE, encoded by the exons ATGGGCAATGATACCAGCCGTCTAAAGGGATTAGTGATTGATAAGAGTTCTGTGGAAGCAAACGACTTCTGGACACTATATAATGCAGAATCCCCAACAACCTCAAATGAAGATGGGCGACAACTGCTTTCCATATTTCAAGGTGAAGCCGTAGTAAATGGACAATTATGGGTAATACAGGTGCCATTGGAACGAGCTATAAAG AATTTGAAGATATATCGACAtccatatatattaaaatatgtgacTACTTGGGAACAAGGGGGCCAAAAGCACTTAGCTACAGAGAGAGTACGCCCTTTAACTATGGTATTATCCACACAAAGCAATTTACAAGTTTGCCTTGGATTACGGACAATTCTCTGtagcttaatttttttggtgGAGAAG GCTTTGGGACGCCACCTCAACATATGCATCTCATCAATTTACGTCACAGACGATGGTAGCTGGCGGTTAGCTGGCTTTGAATATGTATGGAAGCATAAAGAGATTACAAAATCATTATTAGATTTAGTGAAAACATATCGCTACTCTGCTGCAGTAGATGCCAATGAATATAAAGACAACAGCAGCGATGCTATTGAACAGTTTGCCTTTGCAACATTATGTGAAGAAGTATTGAATAAATGCAGCAAGAAGGAGTCCACTGAGACACCACATGCGCAAGAGTTTCGTAATTATTGCGCCACCCACCTAAAACACAGTAATGTTCAACTGCGGCCGCGCCTCTCGGCAGTGCTATTACATCCATATTTCAATCACGAATTCGTGCTTATACATTCCTTCCTATTCGAATTGCCTTTAAAGGGTATACAAGAGAAACAGGATTTTTTCACTGGACTTATCGATCGCTTGCGCTATTTCAATGAAGAAGTTGTGGGCGCACAACTAGCTGCAGATCTACTCTCACGTATGGTTCTACTTGATCCAACAGCACAGTTGTGTGTTACACCGTATGTGTTGAAAACGAAAATTGACCACTCGGCGGCATTATTTTCAAATCACACATACCAACGTTACATCATGCCACATATAAAGAAAATGTTTCGACTCCGCGATGCGCAAATACGTTTAATATTACTCGAGTATTTTATGGAATTTGTACGATTACTATCAAAAGACGAACTGCTAGAATGCATACTACCTTATTTGTTAGAAGGTATGAATGACACGAACGATGTGTTAGTTGCGAAAACATTACGTTGTATGGCCGATTTAGTACCGATACTTGGTGCGACCACGGTGATTGGGGGAAATCGTACGCGCATCTTCTCGGATGGTCGTCCACAAGCAGCCGTTTCCGATGCCACAACACATTGGGTGGAACCTCGTTCGATTACGCCAGTGTTGGGTAACAACATAGACTACATGGTATCGGATAGTCCATTACCGGATCACGTGGATTTAAGTAGCAGTTTTACTTCACTGCCGCAGGTCGAATTGAGTGAACACTCGGATATGCCACCGCGCTTAAGTCCAGATGGTGGTGAAGATAATAAAAGTGTTGTTATTGCCGACGGTGCAATCGGTTTGCTATCTCAACAACAAGCAGATGATCTGGCTAATGCTAACGAAACGGTAGAGGAGCTAGAAATTCTAATCAATGCTGATACAGCGGGTTTAATTAATCAAAGTCTTAATCAAATTATAAATGATAGCGTGGATATTTGTCTAAACGAACCAACCGCGAACACAgatgattttgaaaaatcaacaattaaTGGCTTCCACAGTCGTAACGTTGTTGAAAATAGCGATGAGGACGAAATTGAAGAGTGGTCCGATTGGGAAACCGATGAACTACAAAAGCTAAACACAACTACAGACGCTGATTCGTCGCCTTCTGCGAATGCAATGCCATTACCTTCGCACACAATTTCGACCACACTGCCTTTAAATAGTGTTGAAGATGCAGCGTTACAAACGAAATCCAAAATTACTAGCGAAATCACAAGGGATAATAAATTAGAG CCAAGTAGCAAAGAAGCGCGAAAACTGAAAATCAACGATGATCTCAACGCCTTCGACATCATTGTTCAAAAGACAGCGTCAACAACAAATGAGGAGAGTGCTGAGTTTGACTTCTTTAAAGACATGCAACCCGTTATTGAATCAAGAAGCAGCAAAACAAGGGAAACAGGGGTTTCAACCGCAAATTCAACTACGAATACAACGaacttgccaaataaaaatgaaaatgaagttatAGTGATCGATAGTAGTCGTTTCGCTGCAGCGGCAATCAATACGGATGATACAGCTGCCGCTGGTGATGGCTGGGGAATGGACGATGATGATGTAGAGGACGTGTGGAAGGAATAG
- the LOC120768408 gene encoding 60S ribosomal protein L5 produces the protein MGFVKVVKNKQYFKRYQVKFRRRREGKTDYYARKRLIFQDKNKYNTPKYRLIVRLSNKDITVQIAYARIEGDRVVCAAYSHELPNYGVKVGLTNYAAAYCTGLLVARRILNKLGLDTLYGGCTEVTGEEYNVEPVDDGPGAFRCYLDVGLARTTTGARVFGAMKGAVDGGLNIPHSVKRFPGYNAEAKNFNADVHRAHIFGQHVADYMRTLEENDEESFKRQFSRYIKLGIRADDLETIYKKAHQAIRSDPTHKKKDQKSGVVKKRWNAKKLTNEQRKVKVAEHKAAYIAKLKSESEA, from the exons atg GGTTTCGTTAAAGTAGTCAAGAATAAGCAGTACTTCAAGCGGTACCAAGTCAAATTCCGCAGGCGTCGTGAGGGTAAAACTGATTACTATGCCAGGAAACGTTTGATCTTCCAAGACAAGAATAAGTACAACACACCCAAATACCGTTTGATTGTACGTCTGTCCAACAAGGATATCACCGTACAAATCGCCTATGCCAGAATTGAAGGTGATCGTGTTGTGTGCGCTGCATACTCCCATGAGTTGCCCAATTATGGCGTTAAG GTCGGTTTGACCAACTATGCTGCAGCATACTGTACTGGTTTGTTGGTTGCTCGTCGCATTCTCAACAAATTGGGTCTGGATACCCTTTATGGTGGTTGCACTGAGGTGACAGGTGAGGAATACAATGTTGAGCCTGTCGATGATGGTCCAGGCGCTTTCCGTTGCTACTTGGATGTTGGTCTTGCACGTACAACCACTGGTGCTCGTGTGTTCGGTGCCATGAAGGGTGCTGTCGATGGTGGTTTGAACATCCCTCACTCTGTGAAGCGTTTCCCCGGCTACAATGCTGAGGCTAAGAACTTTAACGCTGATGTACATCGTGCACACATTTTCGGTCAACATGTTGCCGATTACATGCGTACTCTTGAAGAGAACGATGAAGAAAGCTTCAAACGCCAATTCAGCCGTTACATCAAATTGGGAATCCGTGCTGATGAT cTTGAAACTATCTACAAAAAAGCCCACCAAGCTATTCGCTCTGACCCTACCCACAAGAAGAAGGACCAGAAGAGCGGTGTTGTCAAGAAACGGTGGAATGCTAAGAAACTCACAAATGAACAGCGTAAGGTTAAGGTTGCTGAACACAAGGCTGCCTATATTGCCAAGCTGAAGTCCGAGTCTGAAGCTTAA
- the LOC120768403 gene encoding vacuolar protein sorting-associated protein 41 homolog, which yields MAEQEAVNNSDTETESTEDEIEPKFKYQRIANDLRKVLNSDVVTCSAVHPKFLIFGTFLGRVYIFDHQGNSVTSHLSDGPNDFSHTVAVNHIDVDAKAEYVATCSDDGKVNITGLFSDENNQNLKFGKSIKAVALDPDPKAVAGKRFVVGDDKLTLYERNFLKKLKTTVLSSAEGYVLSVCWNDSFVAWASYLGVRVYDLNEKCSLGLMKWEEPVNARLENFRCNFRWSNATTLLIGWVDTIRICVIRKRNSIEVASRDLPGFIVDPISTFQTTFYISGLAPLTSNQLVVLGCPKEKDAERKSLRPVLCVMEYKLNSSEEICTDSLSLRGYQEYTVNDYSLGCIIEENRYFIVAPKDIVVASLYETDDRVKWLVDHRKFEEAMEVISTHGGSWSLLSVAKLYINHLLALNQFDDAAKLCLRVLGNKKSLWEEEVFKFFERHQLRSVSAYLPTSDDCKLDPHIYELVLYEYLKHDAKGFLNLIKEWPSNLYDCAAVINAIHDNFRKQNANELLEALAILYLHQRDYESALRMYLKLQNEDVFEMIRRYDLYDAIHKMIIPLIQLNRERAFKVLFERNKISPEIVVQQLEQNQEYLYWYLDALDKVDKSGKYHWKLVNLYAKYEPEKLLPFLKRSNHYPMQEALDVCKRELFYPEMVYLLGQMGNTIEALNIIIEKIQDIEMAIEFCKEHNDSDLWNILIDESVKEPTIVLKLLSGIVDYVDPVAVVEKIKLGQNIPGLRDAVVKLLWDYRLQVKIRKSAQKIQWEFYYERHARVVKRQNRGRCIPSSERCLKCNRPLISMNEHIPPLNDVVAFLCGHVYHTNCVPGGPDNEHCELCNPSDFNKEEGFALLLE from the exons ATGGCAGAACAGGAAGCTGTTAATAATAGT gaTACAGAGACAGAAAGCACTGAGGACGAAATCGAACCCAAATTTAAATACCAACGCATTGCTAATGACCTGAGAAAAGTTTTAAACTCCGACGTTGTCACCTGTAGTGCGGTGCACCCAAAG TTTTTGATATTTGGAACTTTTTTGGGGCGTGTCTATATATTCGATCATCAAGGCAATTCGGTAACGTCACATCTTTCAGATGGACCGAATGATTTTTCACATACTGTTGCTGTCAATCATATTGATGTAGATGCAAAAGCAGAATATGTGGCCACCTGCTCGGATGACGGAAAG gtGAATATTACTGGTTTATTTAGCGATGAAAACAATCAAAATCTAAAATTTGGGAAATCGATAAAAGCTGTAGCTCTTGATCCAGATCCCAAGGCAGTAGCTGGTAAAAGATTTGTCGTTG GTGACGATAAGCTTACGTTgtatgaaagaaattttttgaaaaaattaaaaacaaccgTACTATCCAGCGCCGAAGGTTATGTATTATCCGTTTGTTGGAATGATTCCTTTGTCGCTTGGGCAAGCTATCTCGGTGTGCGTGTCTATGATCTGAATGAAAAGTGCTCGCTTGGTCTCATGAAATGGGAAGAGCCTGTCaa CGCACGTTTAGAGAATTTCCGCTGCAATTTTCGTTGGTCAAATGCTACTACATTACTGATTGGTTGGGTCGATACCATAAGAATTTGTGTTATACGTAAACGAAATTCAATAGAAGTGGCTTCCAGAGACTTACCTGGTTTTATAGTTGATCCAA tATCAACATTTCAAACCACAttttatatttctggcctagcaCCACTCACCTCCAATCAATTGGTTGTGCTGGGCTGTCCAAAAGAGAAAGATGCAGAACGAAAGTCGTTGCGGCCCGTATTATGTGTTAtggaatataaattaaatagtaGTGAAGAAATTTGCACCGATAGTCTCTCATTGCGTGG TTATCAAGAATATACCGTCAATGATTATAGTTTAGGCTGTATTATAGAAGAAAACCGATACTTCATTGTCGCACCAAAGGATATTGTCGTGGCTAGTTTATACGAAACGGATGATAGAGTTAAATGGCTAGTTGACCATCG aAAATTCGAGGAAGCAATGGAAGTGATATCCACACACGGCGGCAGTTGGTCGTTGCTATCTGTGGCCAA GTTATATATAAATCATTTATTGGCGTTGAATCAGTTTGACGATGCTGCGAAGTTATGTTTACGTGTTTTGGGCAATAAAAAATCGTTATGGGAAGAGGAAGTATTCAAATTCTTTGAACGTCATCAGTTACGTTCGGTTAGCGCCTATCTACCTACCTCCGATGACTGTAAACTTGATCCGCATATTTACGAGTTGGtattatatgaatatttgaAGCATGATGCCAAGGGATTTTTGAACCTTATTAAAGAGTGGCCATCAAACTTATACGATTGTGCGGCAGTCATTAATGCAATACACGACAATTTCCGTAAACAAAATGCGAATGAATTGTTGGAAGCATTGGCCATACTCTATTTGCATCAGCGCGATTATGAGAGTGCGTTGCGAATGTATTTGAA aCTACAAAATGAAGATGTTTTTGAAATGATACGTCGTTATGATCTTTATGATGCAATACACAAAATGATTATACCACTTATACAGCTGAATCGTGAGCGTGCCTTTAAAGTTTTATTCGAAAGGAATAAAATTTCACCGGAAATTGTGGTGCAGCAATTGGAGCAAAATCAAGAGTATTTATATTGG TATTTGGATGCTTTAGACAAGGTGGATAAAAGCGGTAAATATCATTGGAAATTGGTAAATCTCTATGCAAAATACGAGCCGGAAAAGTTATTACCATTTCTAAAACGTTCCAATCACTATCCAATGCAAGAAGCTTTGGATGTTTGCAAACGCGAATTATTCTATCCTGAGATGGTATACCTGTTGGGTCAAATGGGCAATACTATAGAGGCCTTAAACATAATTATTGAAAAG ATCCAAGACATTGAAATGGCTATTGAGTTTTGTAAAGAGCACAATGATTCGGATTTGTGGAATATACTGATAGATGAGTCAGTTAAAGAGCCTACCATTGTACTCAAGCTGTTGAGTGGCATTGTTG aCTACGTCGATccggttgctgttgttgagaAAATCAAACTTGGTCAAAATATTCCCGGCTTGCGCGACGCCGTCGTCAAACTTTTATGGGACTATCGTTTGCAG gttaaaatTCGCAAGAgtgcacaaaaaattcaatgggAGTTTTATTATGAGCGTCATGCCAGAGTAGTGAAAAGACAAAATCGTGGACGTTGCATTCCCTCGTCAGAGCGTTGTTTGAAATGTAATCGTCCTCTCATTAGCATGAATGAACATATTCCACCACTTAATGATGTTGTCGCATTCCTATGTGGTCATGTGTACCATACAAACTGTGTGCCTGGTGGGCCTGACAATGAGCACTGCGAACTTTGTAATCCTAGTGACTTTAACAAAGAAGAGGGCTTTGCACTGCTTTTAGAATAg
- the LOC120768407 gene encoding beta-1,3-galactosyltransferase 6, giving the protein MRRMNNLITLFTAMVAFFFGCFLSNMLNNAEKCLTHKSGVSRIDPHPDIFLMILVTTAPQNVNRRLTMRQTWLRLGQPLDMTYYPENLVYMPKYDESGHLQMETVSDQSNRLAAYLHWYDNNLNNPESTRRIIKVKHFFAIGTADMPAGLRAELDREQKLYGDMLLLPRLKDNFENLTEKMLHSIEALTHHYEYSYLLKTDDDTYVKLDILLNELISYDRKLVRKTQEYEGQPLPALYWGYFLGRANVKTKGKWRDLNYHLSTHYITYALGGGYVISRKICEHISANAQYLSAYTNEDISMGLWVAPFRDVYRRHDPRFDTQYKPRKCRRYHIVLHKLNEEEMQQIDNGSICVRGGKEEEKDNEQSTSLKPYFYDWTKSADKCCDTYVK; this is encoded by the coding sequence ATGAGGCGTATGAATAATTTAATAACACTTTTTACCGCAATGGTAGCTTTTTTCTTTGGCTGCTTTTTGAGTAATATGCTCAATAACGCCGAAAAATGCTTGACACATAAAAGCGGTGTTAGCCGAATTGACCCACATCCGGATATTTTCCTTATGATATTAGTTACCACAGCGCCACAAAATGTTAATCGTCGACTAACAATGCGTCAAACTTGGTTGCGACTCGGACAGCCATTGGATATGACTTACTACCCTGAAAATTTAGTTTACATGCCCAAATATGACGAGAGTGGTCATTTGCAAATGGAGACCGTGTCCGATCAATCGAATCGTTTGGCTGCGTATCTGCATTGGTATGATAACAATCTGAATAATCCTGAATCCACGCGCagaattataaaagtaaaacatTTCTTTGCTATTGGCACGGCGGATATGCCGGCTGGTTTACGCGCAGAATTGGATCGTGAACAGAAACTTTATGGTGATATGTTGCTTTTGCCACGCCTAAAGgataactttgaaaatttaacagaAAAGATGTTGCATTCTATAGAAGCGCTCACGCATCACTATGAATACAGTTATCTACTTAAAACGGACGACGATACATACGTGAAATTGGATATTTTGCTTAATGAACTGATATCGTATGATCGTAAATTGGTGCGTAAAACGCAAGAATACGAAGGACAACCGCTGCCAGCACTATATTGGGGGTACTTCCTTGGCAGAGCCAATGTAAAGACAAAGGGGAAGTGGCGTGATTTAAATTACCATTTATCAACACATTATATAACATATGCCTTGGGTGGCGGTTATGTAATTTCACGGAAAATCTGTGAACATATTTCAGCAAATGCACAATATCTTTCTGCCTATACAAATGAGGATATTTCCATGGGTTTGTGGGTGGCACCGTTTCGAGATGTGTATCGACGGCATGATCCACGTTTCGACACACAATATAAACCACGTAAATGTCGACGTTATCACATTGTATTACACAAACTTAATGAAGAAGAAATGCAGCAAATTGATAATGGTAGCATTTGTGTCAGAGGTGGCAAAGAGGAAGAAAAGGACAATGAACAAAGTACATCTTTAAAGCCATATTTTTATGATTGGACGAAATCGGCTGATAAATGCTgtgatacatatgtaaaataa